In one window of Bizionia sp. M204 DNA:
- a CDS encoding PPK2 family polyphosphate kinase translates to MKSIKPEDFKVPASVVIKDLQTTFNLKEDKDKIEDELQDVCKKLAKIQNAMYAHGKYAVLICIQGMDTAGKDSLIREVFKELNARGVVVHSFKTPTELELKHDYLWRHYISLPARGKFGVFNRTHYENVLVTRVHPEYILNEHLPNVLSLNDVNDAFWDKRFEQINNFEKTISENGTIIFKFFLNISKEEQKDRLLRRLDKPNKNWKFSPGDLEERKLWNHYQDCYQDAISRTAKPHAPWYVIPSDDKPTARYIVAKILLDTLKKYDDIREPELDDDIKANIDDYRKQLENE, encoded by the coding sequence ATGAAATCAATTAAACCGGAAGATTTTAAAGTTCCTGCATCGGTAGTAATAAAAGACCTTCAAACAACATTTAACTTAAAGGAAGACAAAGACAAAATTGAAGACGAATTACAGGATGTTTGTAAAAAACTGGCCAAAATACAAAACGCCATGTATGCACATGGAAAATATGCTGTGCTTATTTGTATACAAGGTATGGATACAGCAGGAAAAGATAGTCTGATTCGTGAAGTCTTTAAAGAACTTAACGCTAGAGGGGTTGTTGTGCATAGTTTTAAAACACCAACGGAATTAGAGCTAAAACACGATTATTTATGGCGTCATTATATCTCATTACCAGCACGTGGTAAGTTTGGTGTTTTTAATAGAACACATTATGAAAACGTATTGGTAACTCGTGTGCATCCAGAATATATTTTAAATGAACACTTGCCTAATGTTTTATCATTAAACGATGTTAATGATGCATTTTGGGATAAACGCTTCGAACAAATCAATAATTTTGAAAAGACGATTTCAGAAAATGGAACGATTATTTTTAAATTTTTCTTGAATATTTCAAAAGAAGAACAAAAAGATAGGTTGTTACGCCGATTAGATAAACCAAACAAAAATTGGAAATTTTCGCCTGGTGATTTGGAAGAACGTAAACTGTGGAATCATTATCAAGACTGTTATCAGGATGCTATTTCTAGGACAGCAAAACCGCATGCGCCTTGGTATGTTATCCCTTCAGATGATAAGCCTACAGCTCGTTACATCGTCGCTAAAATTCTATTAGATACACTTAAAAAATATGATGATATCCGAGAGCCTGAATTGGATGATGATATTAAAGCCAATATAGACGACTACCGGAAGCAATTGGAAAATGAGTAA
- a CDS encoding M20/M25/M40 family metallo-hydrolase — translation MKHVLPILFFLLTINITAQTDAETLKTIYSTSLTNGKSYEWLDYLSNQIGGRLSGSLNAEKAVAYTKEELEKLGLDKVWLQPVMVPKWVRGTKEYAFIESSSGITTTVNICALGGSIATPIGGVKAAVVEVQGIVELIALGKDKVSGKIVFFNRPMQADVIQTFEAYGGCVDQRYAGAMEAGKLGAVGVIVRSMNLRLDDLPHTGSMTYGNLPNSQRIPSAAISTNDAEKLSSMLALDKNIKLFFNQTCQQLQDVQSHNVIGEITGSEFPNEYIIVGGHLDSWDLGDGSHDDGAGCVQSMDVLRLLKESGIKPKRTIRVVLFMNEENGLRGATKYAEMAKQKGENHIFSLESDAGGFTPRGFQFDCNDVIFAKIESWKTLFKPYLIHYFERGGSGADVAPLKTDSNVVAGLRPDSQRYFDHHHAANDVFEHVNKRELELGAATMTSLVYLIDKYGISPISNTNELKN, via the coding sequence ATGAAACATGTTTTGCCCATTTTATTTTTTCTATTAACTATTAATATAACGGCTCAAACAGATGCCGAAACGCTAAAAACCATTTACTCTACTTCCTTAACAAACGGAAAAAGTTATGAGTGGCTTGATTATTTGTCCAACCAAATTGGTGGAAGGCTATCAGGTTCTTTGAATGCCGAAAAAGCAGTCGCTTATACCAAAGAAGAGCTAGAAAAACTAGGTTTAGATAAAGTTTGGTTACAACCTGTAATGGTACCAAAATGGGTAAGAGGAACAAAAGAATATGCCTTTATAGAGTCTTCTTCTGGAATTACGACTACGGTAAATATTTGTGCGTTGGGTGGTTCTATTGCCACACCAATTGGAGGTGTTAAAGCCGCGGTTGTAGAAGTACAAGGTATTGTTGAATTAATAGCTTTAGGAAAAGACAAGGTGTCAGGAAAAATTGTGTTTTTTAATAGGCCTATGCAAGCTGATGTTATACAAACCTTTGAAGCCTATGGCGGTTGTGTAGATCAGCGCTATGCAGGGGCCATGGAAGCCGGAAAATTGGGAGCAGTTGGTGTTATTGTGCGGTCCATGAATTTACGTCTAGACGATTTACCGCATACAGGGAGCATGACCTATGGTAATTTACCAAATTCACAACGTATTCCATCTGCAGCTATTAGCACCAATGATGCTGAAAAATTGAGTAGCATGTTAGCGCTAGATAAAAATATTAAATTGTTTTTTAATCAAACTTGTCAGCAACTACAAGACGTTCAGTCGCATAACGTAATTGGTGAAATTACAGGAAGTGAATTTCCAAATGAATATATTATTGTTGGAGGCCATTTAGACTCTTGGGATTTAGGCGATGGTTCTCATGATGATGGTGCCGGTTGTGTGCAATCCATGGATGTGTTACGGTTATTAAAGGAAAGTGGTATTAAACCAAAACGCACCATTCGCGTGGTGTTGTTTATGAACGAAGAAAACGGTTTACGTGGTGCTACGAAATATGCCGAAATGGCAAAACAGAAAGGTGAAAACCATATTTTTTCATTAGAAAGTGATGCAGGTGGATTTACACCCCGTGGTTTTCAATTTGATTGTAACGATGTTATTTTTGCTAAAATAGAAAGTTGGAAGACCTTATTTAAACCCTATTTAATTCATTATTTTGAAAGGGGTGGAAGTGGAGCAGATGTAGCGCCTTTAAAAACAGATTCTAATGTTGTTGCAGGATTACGTCCAGATTCGCAACGCTATTTTGATCATCATCACGCAGCCAATGATGTTTTTGAACATGTAAATAAGCGTGAACTGGAATTAGGAGCAGCAACCATGACAAGCTTAGTATATTTAATTGATAAATATGGTATTTCGCCCATTTCTAATACGAATGAACTGAAAAATTAA
- a CDS encoding glyoxalase/bleomycin resistance/extradiol dioxygenase family protein → MEKAHLHQIHPVLPVQNLLAALFFYVHKLGFEIAFADDPKVPTYAGLRRGDIEIHLRFQNTGKSLKTAVKPNLRIVTQNIESLYIEFEAKEILKGQIQIVNTDWGTKEFTIYDLDKNALTFYSNL, encoded by the coding sequence ATGGAAAAAGCACATTTACATCAAATTCATCCCGTTTTACCAGTTCAAAATCTTTTGGCTGCTTTATTTTTTTATGTACATAAACTCGGTTTTGAAATTGCCTTTGCTGACGATCCTAAAGTGCCTACTTATGCCGGATTACGACGCGGCGATATAGAAATTCACTTGCGCTTTCAGAACACAGGAAAATCTTTAAAAACGGCTGTTAAACCTAATTTGCGTATAGTAACGCAAAACATAGAAAGCTTATATATAGAGTTTGAAGCTAAAGAAATTTTAAAAGGTCAAATTCAAATAGTTAATACCGATTGGGGAACTAAAGAATTTACCATTTATGATTTAGATAAAAATGCATTGACATTTTATAGTAATTTGTAA
- a CDS encoding DUF1206 domain-containing protein, whose protein sequence is MATKKENIARIGLSAIGFVYILVGVLTALEAFNLGGREVGTKGAIGFLSGQPIAKILLAAMAIGLFSYTFWRFYQTFADSRNLGTDLNALFVRAGFFTGGLFYGSLGFIATQLLIGASYDTQQDSVVKLLNSSFGHISAVIIGLIFGGKALFEIYFILSNQFKKNVQSSKMKPKVQKLLLNLGVIGHSARGIIFGIMSFLTIRTGLTFRNEKMSKLTDAFQFIDQNFGAFVLALIAVGMSCYGLFMLVKARYLCINMK, encoded by the coding sequence ATGGCAACCAAAAAAGAAAATATTGCGCGCATTGGTTTAAGTGCAATTGGATTTGTTTACATTCTTGTTGGTGTTTTAACAGCTTTAGAGGCTTTCAATTTGGGCGGACGTGAAGTGGGAACAAAAGGTGCCATTGGATTCCTTTCGGGACAACCTATTGCAAAAATACTATTGGCTGCTATGGCAATTGGTTTATTTAGCTATACGTTTTGGCGTTTTTATCAAACTTTTGCCGATTCTCGAAATTTAGGAACCGACTTAAATGCTCTATTTGTAAGAGCTGGATTTTTTACGGGAGGATTGTTTTATGGATCGCTTGGCTTTATAGCTACTCAACTTTTAATTGGCGCTAGTTATGATACGCAGCAAGATTCCGTTGTTAAACTTTTAAATTCATCATTTGGCCATATAAGTGCTGTTATTATTGGATTAATTTTTGGAGGGAAAGCCTTATTTGAAATTTACTTTATACTGTCCAATCAATTCAAGAAAAATGTCCAATCCTCAAAAATGAAACCTAAAGTGCAAAAATTACTTCTCAATTTAGGAGTTATAGGTCATTCGGCAAGAGGTATTATATTTGGCATCATGTCCTTTTTAACGATACGAACAGGCTTAACGTTTAGAAATGAAAAAATGAGCAAATTAACCGATGCCTTCCAGTTTATAGATCAGAATTTTGGCGCCTTTGTTTTGGCTCTTATTGCCGTTGGAATGTCCTGCTATGGTTTATTTATGCTTGTTAAAGCGCGATATCTATGTATAAATATGAAATAG
- a CDS encoding nuclear transport factor 2 family protein — translation MKTNENTQIIDTMYNAFASGDMPTVLGSMHPKIEWNEAEGNKYADGNPYIGPNAILNGVFARLGADHEYFKLADIKLHDMRNNQVLATLRYDAKNKKTGKKYNAQAAHLWTFKDGKVTVFQQYVDTKKLADAEMS, via the coding sequence ATGAAAACAAATGAAAACACCCAAATCATTGACACTATGTATAATGCATTTGCTTCAGGTGATATGCCAACGGTTTTGGGTTCCATGCATCCTAAAATAGAATGGAACGAAGCTGAAGGAAACAAATATGCGGACGGAAACCCATACATAGGTCCAAATGCGATTTTAAATGGGGTATTTGCACGTCTTGGAGCTGATCACGAGTATTTCAAACTAGCGGATATTAAGCTTCATGACATGCGTAACAATCAAGTATTAGCTACGTTAAGATATGATGCTAAAAATAAAAAAACTGGTAAAAAATATAATGCGCAAGCCGCACATTTGTGGACATTTAAAGACGGGAAGGTTACGGTATTTCAACAGTATGTAGACACCAAAAAATTGGCTGATGCGGAGATGTCGTAA
- a CDS encoding RidA family protein: MRTTKFTLLAIALVTAMSISSCNEKTKTETTVEKPVSTETVVANETPDYFLLRPEVEKAYGYTHAVKIGNSIKISGAVSMDDEGNPTAIGDLEQQMKNCYADLDKILKHYGCTFDDVVVENVFTTDMAKFLEFAGYRTEIYKKQFPTGSWLGVKELAIPEFMIEIELEVHKAQ; this comes from the coding sequence ATGAGAACAACAAAATTTACACTATTGGCAATTGCTTTAGTGACTGCTATGTCAATATCAAGCTGTAACGAGAAAACCAAAACGGAAACAACCGTAGAAAAACCAGTATCCACTGAAACCGTTGTTGCAAATGAAACACCAGACTATTTTCTACTGCGTCCAGAAGTAGAAAAGGCTTATGGTTACACGCATGCTGTAAAAATTGGAAATTCTATTAAAATCTCTGGTGCTGTTAGTATGGATGACGAAGGAAATCCTACTGCTATTGGCGATTTAGAACAACAAATGAAAAACTGTTATGCAGATCTGGATAAAATATTAAAACACTATGGCTGCACATTTGATGATGTAGTCGTGGAAAACGTATTCACAACTGATATGGCCAAGTTTTTAGAATTTGCAGGTTACAGAACAGAAATCTATAAAAAGCAATTTCCTACGGGTTCGTGGCTTGGTGTTAAAGAGTTGGCAATTCCAGAATTTATGATTGAGATAGAATTGGAAGTTCACAAGGCACAATAG
- a CDS encoding methyltransferase dimerization domain-containing protein has protein sequence METTTIQPTPAAILQMGTGFWARKVLLTAVNFQLFTKLATHGSMSAKAIKNILGLKYSDRNLYDFLDYLTGLSFL, from the coding sequence ATGGAAACCACAACAATACAACCAACACCAGCAGCAATCCTACAAATGGGAACAGGATTTTGGGCAAGAAAAGTTTTATTGACTGCCGTAAATTTTCAATTATTCACAAAATTAGCGACACACGGATCTATGTCTGCAAAAGCCATCAAGAATATTTTAGGATTAAAATACAGCGACAGAAACCTGTATGATTTTTTAGATTACCTAACTGGTTTGAGCTTTTTATAA
- a CDS encoding NAD-dependent epimerase/dehydratase family protein — MKKVGIIGGSGFIGSHITKTFLENGFEVKASTTDISNEGKYQHLMNLKNAENLHISELDVRDKNQLKQFVSNCDIIIHGGTPFQLDFQDAKTELFDPTIIGTENVLEVINTVITVKKVVIIASVAAYNTNFPLPPDNMLETDTFNEKDTPFFSEESHPYAQAKFLANQTVNNFLQTHPNANAEITSLSPVAVFGKSMSQREDSTSTGLQYLIKNNLAPNPFIQMLYDTNAEMAVVNVTDVAIAAYKAATISGLHGKNYLLSSGTYPVSDINLMLNNQAPENLPKIIYQNQQAEHDLGLPFQSVKDTLQGFNS; from the coding sequence ATGAAAAAAGTAGGCATCATCGGTGGTTCAGGATTTATAGGAAGTCATATTACCAAAACATTTTTAGAAAATGGTTTTGAGGTAAAGGCGTCTACAACAGATATTTCCAATGAAGGTAAATATCAGCATTTAATGAATTTAAAAAATGCTGAAAACTTACATATAAGCGAATTAGACGTAAGAGATAAAAATCAATTAAAACAGTTTGTTTCAAACTGTGATATTATCATTCATGGCGGCACGCCCTTTCAATTGGATTTTCAGGATGCCAAAACCGAATTATTTGACCCAACCATTATAGGCACCGAAAATGTTCTGGAAGTAATTAATACGGTTATTACTGTAAAAAAAGTTGTCATCATTGCTTCAGTGGCGGCATACAACACCAACTTTCCTTTACCGCCTGACAATATGCTTGAAACCGATACTTTTAATGAAAAAGACACCCCTTTTTTTAGTGAAGAAAGTCATCCCTACGCACAGGCAAAATTTCTGGCTAACCAAACAGTAAATAACTTTTTACAAACCCATCCAAATGCCAACGCAGAAATTACAAGTCTGTCTCCAGTTGCCGTTTTTGGAAAATCCATGTCACAACGAGAAGATTCCACCTCAACAGGTTTACAGTATTTAATAAAAAATAATTTAGCTCCTAATCCGTTTATCCAAATGCTCTATGATACCAATGCGGAAATGGCAGTTGTTAATGTAACAGATGTAGCAATTGCCGCGTATAAAGCAGCCACAATTTCTGGGTTACATGGCAAAAACTATTTATTGAGTAGTGGAACCTATCCTGTTTCAGATATCAACTTGATGCTAAACAATCAAGCACCTGAAAACCTACCAAAAATAATTTATCAAAACCAACAAGCTGAACATGATCTGGGACTGCCATTTCAATCTGTAAAGGATACTTTACAAGGATTTAATTCTTAA
- a CDS encoding nuclear transport factor 2 family protein: MKKLFLLGFTIILCTACEKTEKRYTMQSPEIDTFKQVIDAYQKQDWATYKSHYADTAKIMSNTTQEFAKTLDQEIAQNKKDAIMFHSWKYNPEDVEYEMVITDEGETWVNFWGDWRARLKENDKEYIIPVHITARFLNDKIDKLQNNRA, from the coding sequence ATGAAAAAATTATTCTTATTAGGATTTACAATAATTCTTTGTACAGCATGCGAGAAAACAGAAAAGCGATATACCATGCAATCTCCAGAAATAGACACATTCAAACAAGTAATAGATGCATATCAAAAGCAAGATTGGGCAACATACAAATCACATTATGCAGATACAGCTAAAATTATGAGTAATACAACTCAAGAATTTGCTAAAACTTTAGATCAAGAAATTGCACAGAATAAAAAAGATGCGATCATGTTTCATTCCTGGAAATACAACCCTGAAGATGTTGAATATGAAATGGTAATTACCGATGAAGGCGAAACTTGGGTGAATTTTTGGGGAGATTGGAGAGCGCGTTTAAAAGAAAATGATAAGGAATATATAATCCCAGTACATATTACGGCACGTTTTTTAAATGACAAAATAGACAAATTGCAAAACAATAGGGCATGA
- a CDS encoding LytTR family DNA-binding domain-containing protein, protein MEQPIKILIVEDEMIIAANISLQLTNLGYEVTGIIPRGEEALIHIKKNNPDILLLDIQLKGTIDGIEMAQIMQQDYNIPIIYLTANTDDAHFEKAKTTNPHAFISKPFKKLDLQHAIELTLHNIQKDDLAVKSDPINDLAPFVLSDCIFVRHHDKMVKVAICNILYIEAERNYCRIYSKTKEYLLVMTLKDLDEKLPTNLFLRIHRSFIVNISHIDEIATRHVVISKKAIPLSKSLKEELLNRLHTI, encoded by the coding sequence ATGGAACAACCCATAAAAATACTAATTGTTGAAGATGAAATGATTATTGCTGCAAATATTTCATTACAACTTACCAATTTAGGTTATGAAGTCACAGGAATTATACCGCGAGGCGAAGAAGCGCTTATTCACATAAAAAAAAATAATCCGGATATATTATTATTAGACATTCAGTTAAAAGGTACCATTGATGGCATTGAAATGGCGCAAATCATGCAACAAGATTACAACATCCCCATTATTTATTTGACTGCCAATACAGACGATGCACATTTTGAAAAAGCTAAAACTACCAATCCGCATGCCTTTATTTCTAAACCATTTAAAAAATTAGATTTACAACATGCCATTGAGCTCACCTTACACAACATACAAAAGGATGATTTAGCAGTAAAAAGTGACCCTATAAATGACCTAGCTCCTTTTGTATTAAGCGACTGCATCTTTGTAAGACACCATGATAAAATGGTGAAAGTCGCTATTTGTAATATATTATATATTGAGGCAGAACGTAATTATTGCCGCATCTATTCCAAAACAAAAGAATATCTCTTGGTTATGACTTTAAAAGATTTGGACGAAAAACTACCCACCAACCTCTTCTTACGAATTCACAGATCCTTTATTGTAAATATCTCCCATATTGATGAAATAGCAACCAGACACGTTGTTATTTCCAAAAAAGCTATTCCATTGAGCAAGAGCTTAAAAGAAGAACTTCTAAATAGGTTACATACTATTTAA
- a CDS encoding tetratricopeptide repeat protein: protein MIQKPPFITTLFLVVMLCYGQNISAQNNSNKTIDSLTAVLSLEKNQEKKLEILNNIVAIAFQSDLNLAKTYARKGVQLSEEFNNKNWQPKFYEMQGRMHANLLELDSASINFDKALKGYTDIDDKKGQATTYFKMGWVHKRQGNIEDALKVDLEALKLMESIDDKLGIAGAYNRISEDLTKQGRHEEAYEYALKTIALCKENNLEVELAYAYTAAGDTQIAMGNSEASFDFYNEALTLAKSLDFSIYDVLNFSNNRANALKRMGNYTEAKTAYEQALTKAESVNYGNAIYVIRANLGEINLLLGHYEDALKYQLQTVATQESEGDASNLTEGYHHLSSIYEKLKNYPLALEFQKKALVMRDSTAKMASDKTMSELMTRFETEKKDQTINAQNMQIAQQERTQILYITIGAILIFSLLGMILSFKNIRKKRQALQVLNAELDTKNKQNELLLKEIHHRVKNNLEMVKSLIALQSAQMEDSATKDAMIASQNRVQSMGIIHQKLYQGTNLGSIEMKDYFLNLSEGILDSFNAENKVKIECAMEQMELDVDTAVPIGLIVNELLTNAIKYAFPNTETGKISIQLEQKTNDILHLKVTDNGIGKVLGLAPKGTGFGSQLIQLLTHQLNGTMQEDGEDGTSVSFQFKHQKAA from the coding sequence ATGATTCAAAAACCACCATTCATTACTACACTCTTTCTAGTAGTTATGCTTTGCTACGGACAAAATATTTCTGCCCAAAACAATTCGAATAAAACTATAGATAGTCTAACTGCGGTACTTAGTCTTGAAAAAAATCAAGAAAAAAAGTTAGAAATACTCAACAATATTGTTGCTATTGCTTTCCAATCAGATTTAAACCTTGCTAAAACTTATGCTAGAAAAGGTGTTCAATTATCAGAAGAATTTAATAATAAAAATTGGCAGCCAAAATTTTATGAAATGCAAGGTCGCATGCATGCAAATCTATTAGAGTTAGATTCCGCATCCATTAATTTTGATAAAGCTTTAAAAGGTTATACCGATATTGATGATAAAAAAGGCCAAGCTACTACCTATTTTAAAATGGGTTGGGTTCATAAGCGACAAGGCAATATTGAAGATGCTTTAAAGGTTGATCTGGAAGCTTTAAAGCTCATGGAGTCTATAGATGATAAATTGGGCATTGCTGGTGCTTATAACCGGATTTCAGAAGATTTAACCAAACAGGGCAGACATGAAGAAGCTTACGAGTACGCACTAAAAACAATTGCCTTGTGTAAAGAAAACAATTTGGAAGTGGAACTGGCATATGCCTACACGGCAGCTGGAGATACCCAAATAGCTATGGGAAATAGCGAAGCTTCATTTGACTTTTATAATGAAGCGCTTACTTTGGCCAAATCCCTCGATTTTTCAATTTATGACGTTTTAAACTTCTCAAACAATCGTGCCAATGCCTTAAAACGTATGGGAAATTATACCGAAGCAAAAACAGCTTATGAGCAGGCATTAACCAAAGCAGAATCCGTTAATTACGGAAATGCTATTTATGTGATAAGAGCAAATCTTGGCGAGATAAATTTACTATTAGGCCATTATGAGGATGCTTTAAAATATCAATTACAAACAGTAGCCACCCAAGAATCTGAAGGCGATGCATCCAACCTAACAGAAGGCTATCACCATTTAAGTTCCATTTATGAAAAGTTGAAAAATTATCCGCTGGCATTAGAATTCCAAAAAAAGGCACTCGTTATGCGTGATAGTACCGCCAAGATGGCGAGTGATAAAACCATGTCTGAATTAATGACCCGATTTGAAACGGAGAAAAAAGACCAAACCATTAATGCCCAAAACATGCAAATTGCGCAACAAGAACGAACACAAATTCTTTATATAACTATTGGAGCCATTCTAATATTCAGTTTATTGGGTATGATTTTAAGTTTTAAAAATATCCGGAAAAAACGGCAAGCTTTACAGGTCTTAAATGCCGAATTGGATACCAAAAACAAACAGAATGAATTACTTTTAAAGGAAATTCATCATCGGGTAAAAAACAACCTAGAAATGGTAAAAAGCCTGATTGCTTTACAATCGGCTCAAATGGAAGATTCTGCCACAAAAGACGCTATGATTGCCAGTCAAAATCGGGTGCAATCCATGGGAATTATTCATCAGAAACTCTATCAAGGCACCAATTTAGGTTCTATTGAAATGAAAGACTATTTCTTGAATTTAAGCGAAGGTATTTTAGATTCATTCAACGCCGAAAATAAAGTTAAAATAGAATGTGCCATGGAGCAAATGGAATTGGATGTGGACACAGCCGTTCCTATTGGATTAATTGTGAATGAGCTATTAACCAATGCTATAAAATATGCGTTTCCGAATACCGAAACTGGAAAAATATCCATTCAGTTGGAACAAAAAACAAATGATATACTGCATTTAAAAGTCACCGATAATGGCATTGGAAAAGTATTAGGCCTTGCACCAAAAGGCACCGGTTTTGGATCGCAATTGATTCAGCTGTTAACCCATCAACTAAACGGAACCATGCAGGAAGATGGTGAAGACGGTACATCGGTTTCATTTCAATTTAAACACCAAAAAGCAGCTTAA
- a CDS encoding T9SS type A sorting domain-containing protein, with product MKKTLLLLSTIVTSIGFAQSPINDFFSIPMSSYAIVESTPALDQSASGAGLTWNFTNLTAVGTNTDTYAAPDAGQLSLFPGTTEVLTITTLGSLEVNNILAKEEMSGVFSFTGVTAAGIELNYNLNNALLGTFPLAYTDTTSDPVAGSFSSDAASGDFTGTITTSVDAYGTLNMNDVGEGAYSGNVTRLKVVQDLTLTVVIFNGSVTQTSYYYYDNSNGNLVFRSNTAEIVFAFAGINETITLMESFLTNPLTTPSNNWVEKEFQVIPNPVNDVLNISYNAPNTIQSIRVSDLNGRLVLSAVGSSKTTDVSSLQSGLYIVAVQTEGGLMLKKFLKK from the coding sequence ATGAAAAAAACATTACTTTTATTATCAACAATCGTAACTTCTATTGGTTTCGCACAATCACCAATTAATGATTTCTTTAGTATTCCGATGTCTTCGTATGCTATTGTGGAATCAACTCCTGCTTTAGATCAAAGTGCTTCCGGTGCTGGATTAACGTGGAATTTTACAAATTTAACTGCGGTAGGCACCAATACAGACACCTATGCTGCACCGGATGCTGGACAATTATCATTATTTCCAGGAACAACAGAGGTTTTAACCATTACTACATTAGGTTCTCTAGAGGTAAACAATATTTTAGCTAAAGAAGAAATGTCAGGAGTCTTTTCCTTTACAGGTGTTACAGCAGCCGGAATAGAATTAAATTATAATTTAAACAATGCGCTGTTAGGTACATTCCCTTTGGCTTATACGGACACCACTTCAGATCCTGTAGCTGGTAGCTTTTCAAGTGATGCTGCCTCAGGAGATTTCACAGGAACTATTACCACTTCGGTTGATGCGTACGGAACCTTAAATATGAATGATGTGGGAGAAGGTGCTTATAGTGGTAACGTTACTAGACTTAAAGTTGTTCAGGATTTAACGTTAACCGTTGTTATTTTTAATGGATCTGTTACTCAAACCTCTTATTACTATTATGATAATAGTAATGGAAATCTTGTTTTTAGATCTAACACAGCAGAAATAGTGTTTGCCTTTGCAGGTATTAATGAAACAATTACCCTTATGGAGAGCTTCTTAACAAACCCTTTAACTACTCCAAGTAATAATTGGGTTGAAAAGGAGTTTCAAGTAATTCCAAACCCGGTGAATGATGTTTTAAACATTTCTTATAATGCACCAAATACCATTCAATCTATTCGTGTTTCGGATCTAAATGGACGCCTTGTTTTAAGTGCTGTTGGATCTTCAAAAACAACGGATGTTTCTAGTTTACAAAGTGGACTTTATATTGTAGCTGTTCAAACCGAAGGTGGACTTATGTTGAAGAAGTTCCTTAAGAAATAA